In Lactococcus paracarnosus, a genomic segment contains:
- a CDS encoding MFS transporter: MFSKEKFPGLLALGIFTFMSTLDGSIVNIALPSMAREMHLEMGQVTWSVTIYLVVISGLILLFGRLGDLLGKTKIFNIGSLIFTLGSLLAGINLGLHFLLFSRIVQAIGASMTMSNSFGITSQLFEPALRARAMSVMSMFVSLGAIAGPAIGGFILQLASWSYIFWINVPLGVVAYLIGRKALPEDKGSGTFKDADLLGATQMFLTIVAFFIAMSLGQAQGFLSIPVLLSFVAMVGFFVWFIHTERTVEKPLLNLNIFRSKLFSMSILTSLAMFTAGSFVSILMPFYLQNYRASTPGFAGMVMMSYPVGMFIFSPIAGVLSDKFDKEKITFIAITGVLVVQLGYLVFGQTTAMVFVMLVLFIHGGSVGFFQSPNNALVMSTVESKYLGIAGSVNALGRNLGFVLGTSLATTVLFVAMSGQLGYRVSGYVATRPDIFITGMHHAFYVALVLVIFAWCLSGYRLLTRKNLSSLS, encoded by the coding sequence ATGTTTAGTAAAGAAAAATTTCCAGGCCTATTAGCATTAGGTATTTTCACGTTTATGTCAACGCTTGATGGCTCAATTGTTAATATTGCTTTGCCAAGCATGGCGCGTGAAATGCACCTCGAGATGGGGCAAGTGACCTGGTCGGTGACCATCTATCTTGTCGTTATTTCTGGGTTGATTTTACTTTTTGGTCGATTAGGAGATTTACTTGGCAAAACAAAAATCTTCAATATAGGTAGCTTGATTTTTACACTTGGGTCACTGCTTGCTGGGATTAATTTAGGCTTACACTTTTTATTATTTTCAAGAATTGTACAAGCAATCGGCGCCTCTATGACCATGTCTAACAGCTTTGGTATTACCAGTCAGTTGTTTGAACCTGCCCTTAGAGCTAGGGCGATGAGCGTTATGTCGATGTTTGTTAGCTTAGGTGCCATAGCAGGGCCTGCAATTGGTGGGTTTATTCTCCAACTTGCGAGTTGGTCATATATTTTCTGGATTAATGTGCCTTTAGGTGTTGTTGCCTATCTGATTGGCCGCAAGGCATTACCAGAGGACAAAGGATCGGGAACCTTTAAAGATGCGGATTTATTAGGTGCAACGCAAATGTTCTTGACTATCGTCGCTTTTTTCATCGCTATGAGTTTAGGACAGGCACAAGGATTTCTTAGCATCCCTGTTTTGCTAAGCTTTGTCGCAATGGTAGGTTTTTTTGTTTGGTTTATCCATACGGAAAGAACAGTTGAAAAACCCCTGCTTAATCTAAATATTTTCCGCAGTAAGCTTTTCTCAATGAGTATCTTGACTAGCTTAGCCATGTTTACGGCAGGGAGTTTTGTCAGTATCCTCATGCCCTTCTACCTGCAAAATTATCGGGCTAGCACTCCAGGATTTGCAGGTATGGTGATGATGTCGTATCCTGTTGGTATGTTTATTTTCAGTCCAATTGCTGGTGTGCTATCTGATAAATTTGACAAAGAAAAAATCACCTTTATAGCGATTACGGGCGTACTTGTCGTGCAATTAGGCTATCTCGTATTCGGTCAAACGACAGCGATGGTATTTGTTATGTTGGTCCTCTTTATACATGGTGGTAGTGTTGGCTTCTTCCAAAGTCCAAATAATGCCTTGGTGATGTCAACAGTTGAGAGTAAATACTTAGGCATCGCAGGATCAGTTAATGCTTTAGGCCGTAATCTTGGCTTTGTTTTAGGGACAAGCTTAGCGACGACAGTCTTATTTGTCGCCATGTCGGGACAACTTGGCTACCGTGTATCTGGCTATGTTGCTACGCGCCCAGACATTTTTATCACAGGGATGCATCATGCCTTCTATGTGGCACTTGTTTTAGTCATCTTTGCTTGGTGTCTATCCGGCTATCGCTTATTGACAAGAAAAAATTTATCTAGCTTAAGCTAA
- a CDS encoding universal stress protein: MIQGYKKILVGIDGSVESANAFDKAVAVAIRNDAELLLVNVIDLRAFQSISTYDTMVADDTKRGADQLIADFADEARAAGVTRIKTIVEFGSPKVMMATTIPTEEQVDLVMIGATGLSYIERLFIGSVAQYIVTHAKCDTLIIR, from the coding sequence ATGATTCAAGGATACAAGAAAATTTTAGTTGGTATTGATGGTTCAGTAGAATCAGCAAATGCTTTTGATAAAGCGGTTGCCGTAGCAATTCGTAATGACGCCGAACTATTACTTGTCAATGTGATAGATTTACGTGCTTTCCAAAGTATCTCTACCTATGACACAATGGTAGCTGATGATACAAAAAGAGGCGCTGATCAATTGATTGCTGACTTTGCTGATGAAGCAAGAGCAGCAGGTGTGACACGCATCAAAACAATTGTCGAATTTGGCTCTCCAAAAGTGATGATGGCAACAACCATTCCTACTGAAGAACAAGTCGATTTGGTGATGATTGGTGCAACTGGGTTAAGTTATATAGAACGTTTATTTATCGGTTCTGTTGCCCAATATATCGTCACACATGCCAAGTGTGATACATTGATCATTCGTTAA
- a CDS encoding cation:proton antiporter, whose product MIHTVFYVIIFFAALITSNVINKVFPKLPLPLIQVIFGLILGILGAGNVLRLNPELFLAFIIGPLLFREGEEADVKGILKHTPTVSLLVFPVVFITTLIIGIISHNFYTTIPLAACFALGASLGPTDAVAVSSLSERFDFPKRITSILKGEGLFNDASGIIAFQFAILALTTGEFSVEKALGTLLFSAIGGALIGFAVSWINGMILTLMEDVAAQDVTGYLMLELIMPLLAFFLAEELHVSGIIAVVVAGVMQASGFKKITLFDAQVESVKKTVWDTISFILNSIVFLFLGIELQQIITPIITNAYYDNVRLFITVIVLTITLFLVRYIILSIYYAIIAKKRHQRFDRYVDDILLLTFSGVKGTVSVATILLLPEAVAQKYSLLIFLTAAVTVLGFLTGILVLPIIAPKKEQKVDNVARIAILTEVVSELERESEKNKNKLGYIATIDNYQARIQKLIISQESATMTAEFNDLQLLILRLENEGLENAFRNNEITIKTYRIYQRYLKELERSIVHRFVSSLAFAIAIFLRAIRLLLNNILHTNITVKGKKIRKLIGDSRTEIRNLYFSNTTLIMEALESLEGVYNPELINYLQSERLRASEKVATGGFITRIITKVHPNNLDEMMRGYYLERKLIFEYEAEGLLTAREAKIMRKNVNALENYSMNENHSNLLYDFLEYKPK is encoded by the coding sequence GTGATTCATACGGTATTTTATGTCATCATATTTTTTGCGGCCTTAATTACGTCAAATGTTATCAATAAGGTATTTCCAAAACTACCATTGCCGTTGATTCAGGTTATTTTTGGCCTCATCTTAGGTATTTTAGGTGCTGGAAATGTTTTACGCCTAAATCCGGAACTGTTTCTGGCCTTTATTATTGGACCACTCCTTTTTAGAGAGGGTGAGGAGGCGGATGTTAAAGGCATACTCAAGCACACGCCTACAGTATCTCTGCTTGTATTTCCAGTTGTCTTTATTACGACATTAATTATCGGTATTATCAGCCATAACTTTTATACGACGATTCCTTTAGCTGCCTGCTTTGCCCTAGGTGCCAGTTTGGGACCCACTGATGCGGTAGCAGTGAGTTCACTTTCTGAGCGCTTTGATTTTCCTAAACGGATTACCTCGATTTTAAAAGGAGAAGGCCTATTTAATGATGCGTCTGGTATTATTGCCTTCCAATTTGCGATTTTGGCGCTAACTACCGGAGAATTTTCAGTCGAGAAGGCCTTGGGCACCCTATTATTTTCTGCTATTGGGGGCGCATTAATTGGGTTTGCGGTTTCATGGATCAATGGTATGATTTTGACACTAATGGAGGACGTTGCGGCGCAAGATGTGACAGGTTATCTCATGCTGGAACTGATCATGCCATTACTTGCTTTCTTCTTAGCAGAAGAGCTTCATGTTTCAGGTATCATAGCAGTCGTTGTTGCAGGTGTGATGCAAGCAAGTGGCTTCAAAAAAATTACCTTGTTTGATGCACAAGTTGAGAGTGTAAAGAAAACAGTTTGGGATACGATTAGTTTTATCCTAAACTCCATCGTTTTTTTATTCTTAGGCATTGAATTACAACAAATCATTACACCAATTATCACAAATGCCTATTATGACAACGTGCGGTTGTTCATTACAGTTATTGTCTTAACGATTACCTTATTTTTAGTCAGATATATTATATTAAGTATTTACTATGCAATTATTGCCAAAAAAAGGCATCAAAGATTTGATAGATACGTCGATGATATTTTATTATTGACCTTTTCAGGTGTCAAGGGAACAGTATCTGTTGCAACTATCTTACTACTGCCCGAAGCTGTTGCTCAGAAGTATTCCTTGCTGATTTTTTTAACAGCTGCTGTTACTGTTTTAGGGTTTTTGACAGGTATTTTAGTCTTACCAATCATTGCACCAAAGAAAGAGCAAAAGGTTGACAATGTTGCGAGAATTGCTATTTTAACAGAAGTTGTAAGCGAATTGGAAAGGGAATCTGAAAAAAATAAAAACAAATTAGGCTATATTGCAACTATAGACAATTATCAAGCACGTATTCAAAAACTGATTATTAGTCAAGAATCTGCAACGATGACAGCTGAATTTAATGATCTGCAACTCTTGATTTTAAGACTTGAGAATGAAGGGCTGGAAAATGCCTTTCGAAATAATGAAATTACGATCAAAACGTATCGTATTTATCAAAGATATCTAAAAGAATTAGAACGCTCTATTGTCCATCGGTTTGTATCAAGTTTAGCGTTCGCAATTGCTATTTTCTTAAGAGCAATTCGCCTACTATTAAATAATATCTTACATACGAATATAACTGTAAAAGGTAAAAAAATCAGGAAGTTGATTGGCGACTCTAGGACGGAAATTCGGAATCTATATTTCAGTAATACGACACTGATTATGGAGGCTTTAGAGAGTCTGGAAGGTGTTTATAACCCAGAATTGATTAATTATCTACAATCAGAACGGTTAAGAGCTTCTGAAAAAGTGGCTACAGGTGGTTTTATCACGAGAATTATCACCAAAGTACATCCAAATAATCTAGATGAAATGATGCGTGGTTATTACCTTGAGCGGAAATTAATTTTTGAATATGAAGCGGAAGGCTTACTAACAGCTCGTGAGGCGAAAATCATGAGAAAGAATGTTAATGCATTGGAAAATTATTCTATGAATGAGAACCATTCAAATCTGCTATATGATTTTCTGGAATATAAACCAAAATAA
- the tyrS gene encoding tyrosine--tRNA ligase, whose amino-acid sequence MNIFEELKVRGLIFQTTDEAALVKALTEDSVTFYTGYDPTADSLHLGHLVPILNMRRLQLAGHNPVALVGGATGMIGDPSFKDSERSLQTTETVANWSNSIKNQLSRFLSFEGDHAAKVVNNYDWFSTMNVLEFLRDIGKHFTINYMMSKESVKSRIETGISYTEFAYQILQGYDFYQLNENHGITLQIGGSDQWGNMVAGTDLIRKKSGNETHVITVPLITDSTGKKFGKSEGNAVWLDADKTSPYEFYQFWLNVADADAVKFLRIFTFLSLEDIDSLAKVFEAAPHERLAQKTLAKEVVSLVHGEAAYEQAVNISEQLFEGHIKALSVKDIKAGLKDVPNHTVTDDFDGNLVNLLVDAKISPSRRQAREDLTNGAIYLNGERQTDLEYVLSDTDKLENELTVIRRGKKKYTIVNY is encoded by the coding sequence ATGAATATTTTTGAAGAACTAAAAGTACGTGGTTTGATTTTTCAAACGACTGATGAAGCTGCCTTAGTTAAGGCATTAACAGAAGACTCGGTGACATTCTATACAGGATATGATCCTACTGCTGATTCGCTTCACCTAGGACATTTAGTCCCGATTCTAAACATGCGTCGATTACAGCTAGCAGGTCACAATCCTGTAGCGCTTGTTGGTGGTGCAACAGGTATGATTGGTGATCCATCTTTTAAAGACAGTGAGCGTTCGCTTCAAACAACTGAAACTGTGGCTAACTGGTCAAATTCAATAAAAAATCAACTCTCTCGTTTTTTAAGTTTTGAGGGAGACCATGCCGCCAAAGTCGTCAACAACTACGACTGGTTTTCAACTATGAACGTCCTTGAATTCCTACGCGATATTGGTAAACATTTTACAATCAATTACATGATGAGTAAAGAATCAGTTAAATCACGGATTGAAACTGGGATCTCTTATACAGAATTTGCTTACCAAATTTTGCAAGGCTATGATTTCTACCAGCTCAACGAGAATCATGGTATCACGCTCCAAATCGGTGGCTCTGACCAATGGGGTAACATGGTCGCGGGGACTGATCTTATCCGTAAAAAGTCAGGTAATGAAACACATGTCATCACTGTCCCGCTAATTACTGATTCAACAGGTAAAAAATTCGGTAAATCAGAAGGAAATGCTGTTTGGCTTGATGCTGATAAGACCTCTCCGTATGAATTCTACCAATTTTGGTTAAATGTAGCTGATGCTGATGCTGTCAAATTCCTTAGAATTTTTACCTTCTTAAGTCTTGAGGACATTGATTCACTTGCCAAAGTATTTGAAGCAGCGCCACATGAGCGACTCGCACAAAAGACCTTAGCAAAAGAAGTGGTCAGTCTCGTACACGGTGAAGCTGCTTATGAGCAAGCTGTTAACATTTCAGAGCAACTTTTCGAAGGTCATATTAAGGCTTTATCTGTCAAAGATATCAAGGCTGGATTGAAAGATGTACCAAACCATACGGTCACTGATGACTTTGACGGTAATTTGGTCAATCTACTTGTGGATGCAAAAATCTCACCAAGCCGTCGTCAAGCACGTGAAGATCTCACCAACGGTGCTATCTACCTCAATGGTGAACGCCAAACTGATCTTGAGTATGTCCTAAGTGATACGGATAAACTTGAAAATGAACTAACGGTTATCCGCCGCGGTAAGAAAAAATATACGATTGTGAACTACTAA
- a CDS encoding winged helix-turn-helix transcriptional regulator, with protein MYLNEFDATMKLIQGKWKIYIIYYIHEQDTTRFNQLSRDLPDVSRKTLTLQLRQLERDGLIVRTTTSGYPLKVEYHLTSVGLSMIPVLDTICDWGNDHISADLLAAKLCD; from the coding sequence ATGTATCTAAATGAGTTTGATGCAACGATGAAGCTAATTCAAGGTAAATGGAAAATCTATATTATCTATTATATCCATGAACAAGATACAACACGATTTAACCAATTATCCAGAGATTTACCAGATGTTAGCAGGAAAACACTAACGCTACAACTAAGGCAACTTGAACGAGATGGCTTAATCGTTCGGACGACCACATCAGGCTATCCATTAAAAGTTGAGTATCACTTGACATCCGTTGGTCTCAGTATGATACCTGTGCTGGATACAATTTGTGATTGGGGAAATGATCATATCTCTGCGGACCTTTTAGCAGCAAAGTTGTGTGACTAA
- the thiI gene encoding tRNA uracil 4-sulfurtransferase ThiI: MTNLTYSEILIRYGELSTKGKNRMKFIARLANNIREVLVEWPMVSVKSDRDRTHIFLNGAAYGPLSEKLVKVFGVQNFSPAIKVEKTMPALETAVAELVKKVYLEGMTFKISAKRSDHEFELDSTELNRELGHTVMETIPYAKVQMKRPDIDLRVEIRPDAAYLSYETIKGAGGLPVGTAGKGMLMLSGGIDSPVAGYLALKRGVEIEAVHFASPPYTGPGSLKKAKDLASKLTVFGGDIQFIEVPFTEIQEEIKEKVPMPYLMTVTRRFMMRVVDEIRARRHGQVIINGESLGQVASQTLGSMVAINAVTSTPIIRPVVTLDKLEIIELAEKIDTFNISIQPFEDCCTIFAPPQPKTNPKLENAEKFEQRLDINNLVQRAVDGIMISQVSADAQVDSLEMDIQDLL, encoded by the coding sequence ATGACAAATTTAACTTATTCAGAAATACTGATTCGCTATGGCGAGTTATCAACAAAAGGCAAAAATCGTATGAAATTTATTGCACGACTTGCCAACAATATCAGAGAAGTTTTGGTCGAATGGCCGATGGTTTCTGTGAAGTCGGATCGTGATCGTACGCATATATTTTTAAATGGTGCTGCCTATGGCCCTTTATCAGAGAAGTTAGTTAAAGTATTTGGCGTACAAAATTTTTCTCCAGCTATAAAGGTGGAAAAAACGATGCCGGCACTTGAAACTGCAGTAGCTGAACTGGTAAAAAAAGTCTATCTAGAGGGGATGACCTTTAAAATTTCTGCCAAGCGCTCTGACCATGAATTTGAATTAGATAGTACAGAGCTCAATCGCGAATTAGGTCACACAGTGATGGAAACGATTCCCTATGCTAAGGTTCAGATGAAACGCCCTGATATTGACCTACGTGTTGAAATTCGGCCTGATGCCGCTTATTTGAGCTATGAGACAATCAAGGGAGCAGGCGGTTTACCCGTTGGTACGGCAGGTAAAGGGATGCTGATGCTGTCGGGAGGCATTGATTCACCTGTAGCAGGGTATTTGGCACTTAAACGAGGTGTCGAAATAGAAGCAGTTCATTTTGCTTCACCACCTTACACAGGCCCTGGTTCGCTCAAAAAAGCCAAAGATTTAGCAAGTAAATTGACAGTTTTTGGTGGTGATATTCAGTTTATAGAAGTCCCGTTTACTGAAATACAGGAAGAAATTAAAGAAAAAGTACCTATGCCTTACCTGATGACAGTAACGCGTCGTTTTATGATGCGTGTGGTCGATGAAATTCGTGCAAGACGTCATGGACAAGTGATCATCAATGGTGAGAGCCTTGGACAAGTTGCCAGCCAAACGCTAGGTTCGATGGTGGCAATCAATGCTGTTACGTCAACGCCTATCATTCGTCCGGTTGTCACCTTGGATAAGTTAGAGATTATTGAATTGGCTGAGAAAATTGATACCTTCAATATTTCAATTCAACCATTTGAAGATTGTTGTACGATTTTTGCACCACCTCAACCGAAAACAAATCCTAAGCTAGAGAACGCAGAAAAATTTGAGCAGCGTCTGGATATTAATAATTTAGTACAACGTGCAGTGGATGGTATCATGATCAGTCAAGTATCAGCTGATGCGCAAGTAGATAGCTTAGAGATGGATATTCAAGATTTATTGTAA
- the rpmA gene encoding 50S ribosomal protein L27 yields MLKMNLSLFAHKKGGGSTSNGRDSQSKRLGSKAADGQTVSGGSILYRQRGTKIHPGENVGRGGDDTLFAKIEGVVKFERFGRDRKKVSVYPVAKKA; encoded by the coding sequence ATGTTGAAAATGAATCTATCGTTGTTCGCCCACAAAAAAGGTGGTGGTTCAACTTCCAATGGTCGTGATTCACAATCTAAACGTCTTGGCTCAAAAGCTGCTGACGGACAAACTGTGTCTGGCGGATCAATTCTTTATCGTCAACGCGGTACTAAAATTCACCCAGGTGAAAATGTTGGCCGTGGTGGAGATGATACACTTTTCGCTAAAATCGAAGGCGTTGTAAAATTTGAACGTTTCGGTCGCGACAGAAAAAAAGTTTCTGTTTATCCAGTAGCTAAAAAAGCTTAA
- a CDS encoding cysteine desulfurase family protein — MIYFDNAATTAIYPQVLKTYTDVATRIMGNPSSLHDLGTVATRMLQASRKQIAELLGKATSEIYFTSGGTEGDNWIIKGLAFEKKVYGNHIIVSDVEHPAVKESAAWLMTQGFEVDFAPVDSNGFVSLDALASLIRRETILISVMAVNNEIGVIEPLHQIAALLADKPTISFHVDAVQAIGKIPLLDMLPQRVDFATFSAHKFHGPRGVGFIYMKKGKNLHPLLSGGGQESKKRSTTENVAGIAATAKALRLYVAEAESKQVKLTAMKEVLLTALEAYSDIVIFSQRDRFISNVVTFGMKGVRGEVLVHGFEAHEIYISTTSACSSKAGLASSTLTAMHVPPRLATSAVRISLDPDNNMAEIEQFLTIFKQLHTKFQKIQ; from the coding sequence GTGATATATTTTGATAATGCAGCAACAACGGCAATCTACCCGCAAGTGCTAAAGACGTATACAGATGTTGCGACTAGAATTATGGGTAATCCCTCTAGTCTTCACGATTTAGGGACAGTAGCGACACGTATGTTGCAGGCCTCGCGCAAGCAAATTGCAGAACTACTTGGGAAAGCAACATCAGAAATTTATTTTACGTCAGGCGGCACTGAAGGAGATAATTGGATCATCAAAGGGCTAGCTTTTGAAAAAAAAGTCTATGGGAATCATATTATTGTATCAGATGTTGAGCATCCAGCTGTTAAAGAATCTGCTGCATGGTTAATGACGCAAGGATTTGAGGTTGATTTTGCGCCTGTAGATAGTAACGGTTTTGTTAGCCTAGATGCCCTTGCTTCATTAATCAGAAGAGAGACGATTTTAATCTCAGTGATGGCAGTTAATAATGAAATTGGCGTAATCGAACCACTTCATCAGATTGCAGCACTTTTGGCAGATAAACCGACGATTTCTTTTCATGTTGATGCGGTGCAAGCGATTGGTAAAATTCCACTCCTAGATATGTTACCGCAACGGGTTGATTTTGCGACTTTTTCAGCACATAAGTTTCATGGCCCACGTGGGGTCGGCTTTATTTATATGAAAAAAGGAAAAAATCTACATCCCTTACTTTCAGGTGGTGGCCAAGAAAGTAAAAAAAGGTCAACAACTGAAAACGTCGCAGGGATTGCTGCAACTGCCAAAGCCCTTCGCCTATATGTAGCAGAAGCTGAGAGCAAGCAAGTCAAGCTCACTGCCATGAAAGAGGTCTTGTTGACTGCGCTTGAAGCTTACTCGGATATTGTCATTTTTAGTCAAAGAGATAGGTTTATTTCAAATGTTGTGACATTCGGCATGAAGGGTGTCCGAGGAGAGGTCCTCGTGCATGGATTTGAAGCACATGAGATTTATATTTCGACGACAAGTGCTTGCTCATCAAAGGCAGGACTTGCGTCTAGTACTCTGACAGCCATGCATGTTCCACCTAGACTTGCCACGTCGGCAGTCAGGATCTCTCTTGACCCAGATAATAATATGGCTGAAATAGAGCAATTTCTAACGATTTTTAAACAGTTACATACGAAATTTCAGAAAATACAATAA
- a CDS encoding ribosomal-processing cysteine protease Prp, producing the protein MINIKFTRKNDSITRFVITGHAFDGKIAHDIVCAGVSSLAITTVNSLETLAHFRPLVEVDEVEGGFLDCEILSDLSDKQAEIAQILLQNFENGVKAIADEAAYRNFISVT; encoded by the coding sequence ATGATTAACATCAAGTTTACTCGGAAAAATGATAGCATTACACGGTTCGTCATTACAGGACATGCCTTTGATGGTAAAATCGCCCACGACATTGTTTGTGCGGGCGTATCAAGTCTTGCAATAACAACGGTGAATTCCCTTGAAACACTTGCCCATTTTCGTCCTTTGGTTGAAGTGGACGAAGTTGAAGGTGGCTTTCTCGACTGTGAAATCTTATCAGACTTATCCGACAAACAAGCTGAAATTGCTCAGATATTACTGCAAAATTTTGAGAATGGTGTTAAAGCCATTGCAGATGAAGCAGCATATCGCAATTTCATTAGTGTTACTTAG
- the pepT gene encoding peptidase T, whose amino-acid sequence MINQKMTDRFLRYVKHNTRSDEASTTVPTTQSQVEFASQLADEMREIGVENVHYLSGNGYVIGTIPATTDKAVRKIGLISHLDTADFNAEGVNPQLIENYDGKAITLGASAYSLDPKDFPNLNNYLGQTLITTDGTTLLGADDKAGIAEIMTAADYLLQHPEIEHGEIRIGFGPDEEIGVGADLFDVVDFDVDFAYTIDGGPLGELEYETFNAAGVTVSIAGRNVHPGTAKNQMINALQLANDFHSRLPEAARPELTDGRQGFYHLASLTGTPEAAEMTYIIRDHDRLVFEEMKANLLAIADELNASFDQARLTATVKDQYYNMAEVIEKDMSIVTLAETAMKNLGITPKIEPVRGGTDGSKISFMGIPTPNIFAGGENMHGRFEFVSLETMQAAVDTIIEIVTLNAK is encoded by the coding sequence ATGATCAATCAAAAAATGACAGACCGGTTTTTACGCTATGTCAAGCACAATACACGCTCTGATGAAGCAAGTACGACAGTACCGACCACGCAGTCTCAAGTTGAATTTGCAAGCCAGTTGGCTGATGAGATGCGTGAAATCGGTGTAGAGAATGTTCACTATTTGTCTGGTAATGGGTATGTTATCGGTACCATTCCAGCGACGACAGATAAAGCAGTGCGTAAAATCGGCTTGATTTCTCATTTAGATACAGCGGATTTTAATGCTGAAGGGGTCAATCCACAACTTATTGAAAATTATGATGGTAAGGCGATCACCTTAGGTGCTAGTGCCTATTCACTTGATCCTAAAGATTTTCCTAATCTAAACAATTATCTAGGGCAAACCTTGATTACGACAGATGGTACGACGCTTTTAGGAGCAGATGACAAAGCAGGTATCGCTGAAATTATGACAGCTGCAGATTATTTACTACAGCATCCTGAAATCGAACATGGGGAAATTCGGATTGGTTTTGGTCCTGATGAGGAAATTGGCGTTGGTGCTGACCTATTTGATGTGGTAGACTTTGATGTTGATTTTGCCTACACGATAGATGGTGGTCCTCTAGGTGAGTTAGAATACGAAACCTTTAATGCTGCAGGTGTAACAGTTAGCATAGCTGGTCGAAATGTTCATCCTGGAACTGCTAAAAATCAGATGATTAATGCCTTACAACTAGCAAATGATTTTCATAGTCGGTTACCAGAGGCAGCACGTCCAGAGCTCACAGATGGTCGTCAAGGGTTTTATCACCTTGCCTCATTAACTGGTACGCCAGAAGCTGCGGAGATGACTTACATCATACGAGACCATGATCGGCTAGTCTTCGAAGAGATGAAGGCTAATCTGTTAGCCATAGCAGACGAGTTGAATGCTTCATTTGATCAAGCGCGACTTACTGCGACAGTCAAGGATCAATATTATAATATGGCTGAAGTGATTGAAAAAGATATGTCTATCGTTACGTTAGCGGAAACAGCAATGAAAAATTTAGGGATTACACCGAAAATTGAACCTGTTCGTGGCGGCACAGATGGCTCTAAAATTTCATTTATGGGTATTCCGACACCCAATATTTTTGCAGGTGGCGAAAATATGCATGGCAGATTTGAATTCGTCAGTTTGGAGACCATGCAAGCTGCAGTAGATACAATCATCGAAATTGTGACATTAAATGCTAAATAA
- a CDS encoding SDR family oxidoreductase: MKKLIVITGAGSGFGKEMAKTFSEMGHPLLLIGRNKTALDQLGLANTMTRSVDVGNQAAFNEAILAAELVYGDVDLLINNAGQMLLGDVGNQAAADWEWMINVNLFGTLNRIQAVLPAMTERKSGTIINVSSIAGFKAFENHAAYCATKFGIHGLTETVRLEASKNNVRILLISPGAAETPLLGHTTRDDIKDGYHAWKQTMGGVSMDPKAVANAVAFMYAMPQEVSIRELVIASTLQDN; encoded by the coding sequence ATGAAAAAATTAATCGTCATAACTGGTGCAGGCAGTGGCTTTGGAAAAGAAATGGCCAAAACATTCAGTGAAATGGGACACCCCCTACTCCTTATTGGCAGAAATAAAACAGCATTAGATCAACTCGGCTTAGCAAACACGATGACACGTTCTGTGGATGTTGGCAATCAAGCCGCATTCAATGAGGCAATATTAGCAGCTGAGTTAGTCTATGGTGACGTTGATCTATTGATTAATAATGCTGGCCAAATGTTACTCGGTGATGTTGGGAATCAAGCAGCTGCCGATTGGGAATGGATGATAAATGTGAATTTATTTGGGACATTAAACAGGATACAGGCAGTTTTACCTGCTATGACTGAGAGAAAATCAGGTACCATCATCAATGTATCCTCTATTGCTGGATTTAAAGCATTTGAAAACCATGCGGCTTACTGTGCCACAAAATTCGGTATTCATGGGCTGACAGAAACCGTCAGATTAGAAGCCTCTAAAAACAATGTCCGCATCCTACTCATCTCACCAGGTGCAGCAGAAACCCCATTATTAGGTCATACAACACGTGATGATATAAAAGATGGCTATCATGCTTGGAAGCAAACGATGGGTGGTGTTTCGATGGATCCAAAAGCAGTGGCCAATGCTGTCGCATTTATGTACGCCATGCCACAAGAGGTTTCTATTAGAGAACTTGTCATCGCTAGTACCCTGCAGGATAATTAA